The Streptomyces sp. NBC_01275 genome has a segment encoding these proteins:
- a CDS encoding DUF4407 domain-containing protein: protein MSTDPRPRRSVDLSARLRALSGVSEELLDRTRHERAKYTALGGVVLGTSVIAAFSMWNFATEALGRVSFLAVIPTVIWMLFVLNLDRLLVTPQPNARRQVGPFALRLLIAVMLGVVIAEPLVLRIFATAVEEHVAEQRMGDIDRLRSNLVRCNPVPSTTTVTAPKDCATEYVLSFALTPGQQADELAVLRADATELQKRVDRDATRLEAIDSEVRDECRQLIRIAATGLYQRSSECVRLREKARDYRTTHHTEQDETRLAGLNSRITSIEGRLTSARGDFLEARSTGIEQRIAEERAKQKEIGALERIQALDELAGGNTVVLVGIWMIRLFFVLLDMLPVLVKFFSRENSYDQMLTIHSNSAVRIYGEQVRLDERRALADFEIAQDAIEQEIRRNRAESEAALREHTAAMNIRVRQAVNALEEELRRSSSV, encoded by the coding sequence TTGTCGACTGACCCACGGCCCCGCAGGTCCGTCGACCTCTCCGCACGACTGCGCGCCCTGAGCGGCGTCAGCGAGGAACTCCTCGACCGGACACGGCACGAACGCGCCAAGTACACGGCACTCGGCGGAGTGGTGCTCGGCACCTCCGTCATCGCGGCGTTCTCCATGTGGAACTTCGCGACGGAGGCGCTCGGCAGGGTGTCCTTCCTGGCGGTGATCCCGACCGTGATCTGGATGCTGTTCGTACTCAACCTCGACCGTCTGCTGGTCACCCCGCAGCCCAACGCACGACGCCAGGTCGGGCCGTTCGCGCTGCGTCTGCTGATCGCGGTGATGCTCGGCGTCGTGATCGCCGAACCTCTGGTGCTGAGGATCTTCGCGACGGCCGTGGAGGAGCATGTCGCCGAGCAACGCATGGGCGACATCGACAGGTTGAGGTCGAACCTGGTCCGCTGCAACCCCGTGCCGAGCACCACCACGGTCACCGCGCCGAAGGACTGCGCCACCGAGTACGTGCTGTCCTTCGCCCTGACCCCGGGCCAACAGGCCGACGAGCTGGCCGTGTTGCGCGCGGACGCGACCGAACTCCAGAAGCGGGTGGACCGGGACGCCACCCGGCTGGAGGCGATCGACAGCGAGGTGCGCGACGAGTGCCGTCAGCTGATCCGCATCGCCGCCACCGGCCTGTACCAGCGGTCGTCGGAATGCGTCCGGCTGCGGGAGAAGGCCCGCGACTACCGGACCACCCACCACACCGAACAGGACGAGACCCGGCTGGCCGGCCTGAACAGCCGCATCACGAGCATCGAGGGCCGGTTGACCTCCGCGCGCGGCGACTTCCTCGAGGCCCGCTCCACCGGCATCGAGCAGCGGATCGCCGAGGAACGCGCCAAGCAGAAGGAGATCGGGGCCCTGGAGCGCATCCAGGCCCTGGACGAACTCGCCGGCGGCAACACGGTGGTCCTCGTGGGCATCTGGATGATCCGGCTGTTCTTCGTCCTGCTCGACATGCTCCCCGTGCTGGTGAAGTTCTTCAGCCGCGAGAACTCCTACGACCAGATGCTGACCATCCACAGCAACAGCGCGGTCCGGATCTACGGCGAGCAGGTCAGGCTCGACGAACGCCGGGCCCTGGCCGACTTCGAGATCGCCCAGGACGCCATCGAGCAGGAGATCCGGCGTAACCGGGCGGAGTCGGAGGCCGCCCTGCGCGAGCACACGGCCGCGATGAACATCCGCGTCCGACAGGCGGTGAACGCGCTGGAGGAGGAACTCCGCCGCAGCTCCAGCGTCTGA
- a CDS encoding Pycsar system effector family protein codes for MATGEGATEPVRDARLARTLLTEVREELMKADNKAGFLLASLGAALTALLGAICSGIIEPRHYAVIAQVLLWAGCITCLMSLVLLGLAMTPRVGRPQGSRAHYFGDVSAAASGLLLEEAVRHTDPLDRDLSQLTILSHTVWIKYRCIRHAMAWSAAFVTLTLLGILTGTQS; via the coding sequence ATGGCCACAGGCGAGGGCGCGACGGAACCCGTTCGTGACGCCCGACTCGCACGGACCCTGCTGACCGAGGTACGCGAGGAGCTGATGAAGGCCGACAACAAGGCCGGCTTCCTCCTGGCGTCCCTGGGCGCAGCGCTCACCGCCCTGCTCGGCGCGATCTGCAGCGGCATCATCGAACCCCGTCACTACGCCGTGATCGCACAGGTCCTGCTCTGGGCCGGCTGCATCACCTGCCTGATGTCCCTCGTCCTGCTCGGCCTGGCCATGACCCCCCGCGTCGGCCGCCCGCAAGGCTCCCGCGCGCACTACTTCGGCGACGTGAGCGCGGCGGCTTCCGGCCTCCTCCTCGAAGAGGCCGTACGCCACACCGACCCCCTGGACCGCGACCTCAGCCAGTTGACGATCCTGTCCCACACGGTCTGGATCAAGTACCGCTGCATCCGCCACGCGATGGCCTGGAGCGCGGCCTTCGTCACCCTCACCCTGCTGGGCATCCTGACCGGCACACAGAGCTGA
- a CDS encoding ATP-binding domain-containing protein: protein MSTTSRDTVIATEQKAVDRAYDCYEARLAEMTSQSAATASASGKDSIAVRKGAETTAEEYGGLGGEALVVSRVDVQENGDTEPETFYIGRRHVFDTETRDQVVVSWTNPIAVRWHNAQPEKPGEVLLRRRLRCAERTVEDFLDEIVPAAESRTGSRAPRRDAAVPPAFEEDVAPFEAPGTAEPPETRDETADQPAGGDDGQPRRVLSPRDVVRRQRKKPQPVDEFLLRELRRSRSGRMRDIVETIRRDQMALVTGSPADILVIQGGPGTGKSAVGLHRVTWLVNNDHFRAQDILVVGPHQNFLEYVGRVLPTLGTRNVTAVQLAFLWEGEVRGTDSVAARLVKSDERMAAVLRERVESECRPEALDSLVSPPSHAQDEPAFVVAVGSASLRLPRSEVLGLLQDAHEGAGAYRARRDRFRTLLVDRLLSELVRIAPRRSRDTTVRRDLERNRQVTALVDRTWPSLSPEEALRSLLNSPTRLSECAAQLLEGGEQAALQRPKAESAAEEPWTVDDLVCLEELRFLIAGETPRRYRHIVVDEAQDLTPMQARSLHRRCPTGSMTVLGDLAQATGPHSYTAWDQLGGLLSDQGNWRVTELNTSYRVPAEIMEFVAPLARAVAPSLPYPTAVRRAGGDAVRLVPTTPWGLLDEAATCTARLVGTDDGRSPRSIAVIVPDDSDWLEEVRRRVDSVDGMTEEKVRTVSVLPAAQAKGMEFDHVVVLEPTTIADRGPAGLRQLYVALTRSTQTLTVLHTTPLPNELGAADDGVESGVSATSPQPAPAASPAGARSSTDASAAEELPVGTSVEVRVLGPGPGPHWKVKALAPTTERTLLLVPRHGEPAPTAGSRLDGWVTRNEGQVSLISAGDFGRRPITARMAPRYEAALGVLHDLARGDGTPPPEAASHLSELKGMANRCLRRDRVDWLNVWRLLGSADRDRLSDLADLAQRTRQAVTSDVPSLRAALADDPAFSHWADALTQARYEMHRRVDTEREPEPGTASESITAPESVTAPGAIAVLEAITASPAEPGKTHEKKDTDPMDTAAPLDISTAPSDGRAAWSEALARETAIAAQADRDCNTHEAVRFELKAALLRAGLRPSDSPVADVILDGRSGLVHYEVLGAGRSGYTDLRAGAMRLLELDHIEPRPADRRYLVLSEPPTEDWAPAAVRDVFGVHVVWRTTGGWDGSDKRAALQLTD from the coding sequence GTGAGCACGACATCACGAGACACGGTCATCGCCACGGAGCAGAAGGCCGTCGACCGCGCATACGACTGCTACGAGGCGCGGCTCGCGGAGATGACCTCCCAGTCGGCTGCGACGGCGTCCGCGAGCGGCAAGGACAGCATCGCCGTCCGCAAGGGAGCGGAGACCACGGCGGAGGAGTACGGCGGTCTCGGGGGAGAGGCTCTGGTCGTCAGCCGGGTCGATGTCCAGGAGAACGGCGACACCGAGCCGGAGACGTTCTACATCGGGCGACGTCATGTCTTCGACACCGAGACCCGCGATCAGGTGGTGGTCTCCTGGACCAACCCGATCGCCGTGCGCTGGCACAACGCCCAGCCGGAGAAGCCCGGTGAGGTGCTCCTGCGGCGCCGGCTTCGCTGCGCCGAGCGTACGGTCGAGGACTTCCTGGACGAGATCGTCCCGGCGGCGGAATCGCGCACCGGCTCGCGGGCGCCCCGGCGGGATGCCGCCGTACCGCCGGCCTTCGAGGAGGACGTCGCTCCGTTCGAGGCCCCTGGAACGGCAGAACCCCCGGAGACGCGGGACGAGACCGCCGACCAGCCCGCCGGAGGCGACGACGGACAGCCGCGTCGTGTCCTGTCGCCTCGGGATGTCGTCCGCAGACAGCGGAAGAAGCCGCAACCGGTCGACGAGTTCCTCCTGCGCGAACTGCGCCGCTCCCGCAGCGGCCGGATGCGTGACATCGTCGAGACGATCAGACGTGACCAGATGGCACTGGTCACCGGTTCACCCGCGGACATCCTCGTCATCCAGGGCGGACCCGGCACGGGGAAGTCGGCGGTCGGTCTGCACCGCGTGACCTGGCTCGTCAACAACGACCACTTCCGCGCACAGGACATCCTCGTCGTGGGACCGCACCAGAACTTCCTGGAGTACGTGGGGCGCGTCCTGCCCACCCTCGGCACCCGCAACGTCACCGCCGTACAACTGGCCTTCCTCTGGGAAGGGGAGGTCCGGGGCACGGACTCCGTCGCCGCCCGGCTGGTGAAGTCCGACGAACGGATGGCGGCCGTGCTGCGAGAGCGAGTGGAGAGCGAGTGCCGGCCCGAAGCCCTCGATTCCCTTGTTTCCCCGCCCTCCCACGCTCAGGACGAGCCGGCCTTCGTCGTCGCCGTGGGGAGCGCGTCCTTGCGTCTGCCGCGCTCGGAGGTGCTCGGCCTCCTCCAGGACGCCCACGAGGGCGCCGGAGCCTATCGGGCGCGCAGGGACCGGTTCCGTACTCTGCTGGTCGACCGGCTCCTGAGCGAACTCGTCCGGATCGCCCCGCGCCGCAGCAGGGACACGACCGTGCGCCGCGACCTGGAGCGCAATCGGCAGGTCACAGCCCTCGTCGACAGGACATGGCCTTCGCTGAGCCCCGAGGAAGCGCTGCGCAGCCTGCTCAACTCACCCACCAGACTGAGCGAGTGCGCCGCGCAGCTCCTCGAAGGCGGTGAGCAGGCGGCCCTTCAGCGGCCGAAGGCCGAGAGCGCCGCCGAAGAGCCCTGGACCGTCGACGACCTGGTGTGTCTGGAGGAGTTGCGCTTCCTCATCGCGGGCGAGACCCCGCGGAGGTACCGGCACATCGTGGTCGACGAGGCCCAGGACCTGACTCCGATGCAGGCGAGGTCCCTTCACAGGCGCTGCCCGACCGGCTCGATGACCGTACTCGGCGACCTGGCCCAGGCCACCGGGCCACACTCCTACACCGCCTGGGACCAGTTGGGCGGACTCCTGTCCGACCAGGGAAACTGGCGCGTGACGGAGCTGAACACCAGCTACCGGGTGCCGGCGGAGATCATGGAGTTCGTGGCGCCTCTGGCCCGAGCCGTCGCGCCCTCCCTGCCCTACCCGACGGCTGTGCGACGGGCCGGCGGTGACGCGGTACGGCTCGTCCCGACGACCCCCTGGGGACTGCTGGACGAGGCGGCGACCTGCACGGCCCGCCTCGTCGGCACCGATGACGGGCGGTCCCCGAGGTCGATCGCCGTCATCGTGCCCGACGACTCGGACTGGCTGGAGGAGGTTCGCCGCCGCGTCGACAGCGTGGACGGCATGACCGAGGAGAAGGTCCGGACGGTGTCCGTGCTCCCCGCCGCTCAGGCCAAGGGCATGGAGTTCGACCATGTGGTGGTCCTGGAGCCGACGACCATCGCCGACCGCGGTCCCGCGGGACTGCGCCAGCTGTACGTCGCTCTGACCCGGAGCACCCAGACCCTGACCGTCCTGCACACGACTCCGCTGCCGAACGAACTCGGTGCGGCCGACGACGGCGTGGAGTCCGGAGTCTCCGCGACCTCCCCGCAGCCGGCGCCCGCCGCATCACCTGCGGGGGCACGGTCGAGCACCGATGCCTCCGCCGCCGAGGAGCTTCCGGTCGGAACCTCCGTCGAGGTGCGTGTGCTCGGCCCCGGCCCCGGACCTCACTGGAAGGTCAAAGCCCTCGCACCGACAACGGAGCGCACCCTTCTCCTCGTCCCCCGGCACGGCGAGCCCGCCCCGACCGCAGGCTCCCGACTGGACGGCTGGGTGACGAGGAACGAGGGACAGGTGAGCCTGATCTCGGCCGGCGACTTCGGCCGCCGACCCATCACCGCCCGGATGGCGCCCCGCTACGAGGCCGCACTCGGCGTCCTGCACGACCTCGCCCGGGGTGACGGCACGCCTCCGCCCGAGGCCGCGTCCCACCTCTCCGAGCTGAAAGGCATGGCGAACCGTTGCCTGCGCCGTGACCGGGTCGACTGGCTGAACGTCTGGCGCCTGCTGGGCTCTGCGGACCGGGACCGCCTGAGCGATCTGGCGGATCTCGCCCAGCGCACGCGTCAAGCGGTCACGTCGGACGTTCCCAGCCTGCGAGCCGCTCTGGCGGACGACCCGGCGTTCAGTCACTGGGCCGACGCTCTCACCCAGGCCCGGTACGAGATGCACCGTCGAGTCGACACCGAACGGGAACCCGAGCCCGGCACAGCATCTGAATCGATCACGGCACCTGAATCGGTCACGGCACCTGGGGCGATCGCGGTACTCGAGGCGATCACGGCTTCACCGGCGGAGCCTGGGAAGACACACGAGAAGAAGGACACCGACCCGATGGACACAGCCGCTCCCTTGGACATCAGCACCGCCCCGTCCGACGGACGTGCAGCGTGGAGCGAGGCACTCGCGCGGGAAACGGCCATCGCGGCGCAGGCCGACAGGGACTGCAACACCCATGAGGCCGTGCGCTTCGAGTTGAAGGCCGCACTGCTGCGAGCAGGACTTCGCCCCTCGGATTCCCCCGTGGCCGATGTGATCCTGGACGGCCGGAGCGGTCTCGTCCACTATGAAGTGCTCGGCGCCGGCCGGTCCGGCTACACGGACCTGCGCGCGGGAGCGATGCGCCTCCTGGAACTCGACCACATCGAACCCCGCCCCGCTGACCGCCGGTACCTGGTCCTGTCCGAGCCGCCCACGGAGGACTGGGCGCCCGCCGCGGTACGGGACGTCTTCGGAGTGCACGTCGTATGGAGGACCACGGGCGGGTGGGACGGCTCGGACAAGCGAGCGGCCCTGCAGCTGACTGACTGA
- a CDS encoding response regulator transcription factor, whose amino-acid sequence MTAPLRVVVADDQALVRTGFRMILTADGIDVVAEAADGVEAIGAVRRTRPDVVLMDIRMPELDGLEATRRILTDAGSDAPRVIILTTFDLDDLVYAALSAGASGFLLKDVTPEHLVSAVRMVRSGDALLAPAITRRLVERYARRAAGAGAAVRQDPGFEAAALHRGLATLTRRELEVLRLLAQGLSNAELARRLHLAETTVKTHVGRVLAKLRLRDRVQAVVLAYETGLVSPTARRGTPLGADDWTARDDED is encoded by the coding sequence GTGACCGCCCCTCTGCGCGTGGTCGTCGCCGATGACCAGGCGCTGGTCCGCACCGGCTTCCGGATGATCCTCACAGCCGACGGCATCGACGTGGTCGCCGAGGCGGCAGACGGAGTCGAGGCCATCGGCGCGGTCCGGCGCACCCGGCCCGACGTCGTCCTGATGGACATCCGGATGCCCGAGCTGGACGGTCTGGAGGCCACCCGCCGCATCCTGACCGACGCTGGATCCGACGCTCCTCGTGTGATCATCCTGACCACGTTCGACCTCGACGACCTCGTCTACGCCGCCCTCTCCGCCGGGGCCAGCGGCTTCCTCCTCAAGGACGTCACCCCCGAACACCTGGTCTCCGCGGTCCGCATGGTCCGCTCCGGCGACGCACTGCTCGCACCCGCCATCACCCGCCGCCTCGTGGAGCGGTACGCGCGCCGGGCCGCGGGCGCCGGGGCGGCCGTCCGGCAGGACCCGGGCTTCGAAGCCGCCGCGCTCCACCGCGGTCTGGCCACCCTGACCCGACGTGAACTCGAGGTCCTGCGTCTGCTCGCCCAGGGTCTGAGCAACGCCGAACTCGCCCGCCGGCTCCACCTGGCCGAGACCACCGTCAAGACCCACGTCGGCCGCGTCCTCGCCAAACTCCGGCTCCGCGACCGGGTCCAGGCCGTCGTCCTCGCCTACGAGACCGGACTGGTGAGCCCCACAGCGCGCCGGGGCACGCCCCTCGGCGCCGACGACTGGACCGCCAGGGACGACGAAGACTGA
- a CDS encoding sensor histidine kinase, producing the protein MSKHPLRDGIGLLRHPTGPLPRPTRRSLAFDAVLVLAFGVVILNWAVNQGADLVRGSNDGIAPLVRATETGSVIAAAALAVLAWAPLALRRRYPLTTLWIVTSAAVLTPHDARRLVFYACVVAAYSAAAYSPYRVATLASLPVLVLTVAGDTDGVMVSPSTPVPNQYVPLLILVPLLMATVGLRTWRLRADESRAKMSVLEREQAEELRRAAGRERARIARELHDVITHNVSMMVIQTGAARKVMDTAPDQARDALLAAEAGGRAALAELRHAIGLLTMDADDGADAAATADLAPQPGLDQLESLIARVRHTGVPVTLSVTDVPHDVPAGIGLAAYRVVQEALTNTVKHATGASATVTVTHEADHLRVEVADTGGSPSASAATGNGRGLIGLRERLAVYDGTLHTGRRLTGGYRVTALIPLETP; encoded by the coding sequence GTGTCGAAGCACCCGCTGCGCGACGGGATCGGGCTGCTGCGGCACCCGACCGGCCCGCTGCCGCGCCCCACCCGGCGCAGTCTCGCCTTCGACGCGGTCCTGGTACTGGCCTTCGGCGTGGTCATTCTCAACTGGGCCGTGAACCAAGGGGCCGACCTGGTGCGCGGCTCCAACGACGGCATCGCGCCCCTGGTCCGCGCGACGGAAACGGGCAGCGTGATCGCCGCGGCGGCCCTGGCCGTCCTCGCCTGGGCCCCTCTGGCGCTGCGCCGCAGATACCCGCTGACCACGCTGTGGATCGTGACGAGCGCGGCCGTCCTGACACCGCACGACGCGCGGCGGCTCGTCTTCTACGCGTGCGTCGTCGCCGCCTACAGCGCCGCGGCCTACAGCCCCTACCGCGTGGCCACCCTGGCCAGCCTGCCGGTGCTGGTGCTCACGGTCGCCGGCGACACCGACGGGGTGATGGTCTCGCCGTCCACTCCCGTCCCCAACCAGTACGTCCCGCTGCTGATCCTCGTCCCCCTGCTCATGGCGACCGTCGGGCTGCGCACCTGGCGGCTCCGGGCCGACGAGAGCCGGGCGAAGATGTCCGTACTGGAACGCGAGCAGGCCGAGGAACTGCGCCGGGCGGCCGGGCGGGAGCGCGCCCGCATCGCCCGCGAGCTGCACGACGTCATCACCCACAACGTCAGCATGATGGTCATCCAGACCGGGGCGGCCCGCAAAGTCATGGACACGGCCCCCGACCAGGCCCGCGACGCCCTGCTGGCAGCCGAGGCCGGCGGCCGGGCGGCCCTGGCCGAACTGCGGCACGCCATCGGCCTGCTCACCATGGACGCGGACGACGGCGCCGATGCGGCCGCCACCGCGGACCTCGCCCCCCAGCCGGGTCTCGACCAGCTGGAATCCCTGATCGCCCGCGTGCGGCACACCGGCGTCCCGGTCACGCTCTCCGTCACCGACGTGCCGCACGACGTGCCCGCCGGAATCGGGCTGGCCGCCTACCGCGTCGTCCAGGAGGCGCTGACGAACACGGTCAAGCACGCCACCGGCGCCAGCGCGACGGTGACCGTCACACACGAGGCCGACCACCTCCGCGTGGAGGTCGCCGACACCGGAGGCAGCCCGTCCGCATCCGCGGCCACCGGCAACGGCCGCGGGCTGATCGGCCTGCGCGAGCGCCTGGCCGTCTACGACGGCACCCTGCACACCGGCCGGCGTCTCACCGGCGGCTACCGCGTCACCGCACTCATCCCCCTGGAGACACCGTGA
- a CDS encoding ABC transporter ATP-binding protein: protein MTAPVIELCDVSRRYDDGPPALHDVSLTVRPGEAVAVLGPSGSGKSTLLNLVAGLDRPDTGTVTVDGVRVDGLGEAASARYRRAKIGMVFQFFNLLDDLTVADNVVLPAQLAGMARGEASRRAAELLEVLGVDRHAGAYPGRLSGGERQRVAVARALMNRPPLLLADEPTGALDTASGEDVSQLLTELNADGQTIVVVTHDLALARSCTTRTIQLVDGRITADRAADPTGPTGPTDSTAGAVAAESAR, encoded by the coding sequence ATGACCGCGCCGGTGATCGAGCTGTGCGACGTGAGCCGCAGATACGACGACGGGCCGCCGGCCCTGCACGACGTGTCGCTGACCGTGCGGCCCGGAGAGGCGGTCGCGGTCCTCGGTCCGTCCGGGAGCGGCAAGTCCACGCTGCTCAACCTGGTCGCGGGGCTGGACCGGCCGGACACGGGGACGGTCACGGTGGACGGCGTACGGGTGGACGGCCTGGGCGAGGCGGCCTCGGCGCGCTACCGGCGGGCCAAGATCGGCATGGTCTTCCAGTTCTTCAACCTGCTCGACGATCTGACCGTCGCCGACAACGTCGTCCTGCCCGCCCAACTGGCGGGGATGGCACGCGGCGAGGCATCCCGGCGTGCGGCGGAACTCCTCGAGGTGCTCGGCGTCGACCGACACGCCGGCGCCTACCCGGGCAGGCTGTCCGGCGGCGAGCGGCAGCGCGTCGCGGTCGCCCGGGCGTTGATGAACCGGCCACCGCTGCTGTTGGCCGACGAGCCGACCGGCGCGCTGGACACGGCCTCCGGCGAGGACGTCAGTCAACTGCTCACCGAGCTCAACGCCGACGGTCAGACCATCGTCGTGGTCACTCATGACCTCGCCCTGGCCCGGTCCTGCACCACGCGCACGATCCAGCTCGTCGACGGCCGGATCACCGCCGACCGTGCCGCCGACCCCACCGGCCCCACCGGCCCCACCGACTCCACCGCGGGCGCCGTCGCCGCGGAGTCCGCCCGATGA
- a CDS encoding ABC transporter permease, with protein MSALSRVVRSGVGRRRVPTAVIALATMMAVAASVLGSTLLVVSSAPFDDAFARRHGAHLSVQFDAGRTGAEQVSASVEAQGVAAASGPFRTATVTPHTDDGPPGWPMTVVGRAEPGGKVDDITLMDGRWATRPGEVVLSADASLIPTIGLRLTFPALPGDPTLKVVGVARSVTRTADLWVVPSQMDALTASGGAGGYQMLYRFTAADTAAQIAHGRESVTAAVPRGAVAGEQSWLTVKKTVERDTALFVPFLLAFGALGLVMSVLVVGNVVVAAVGAATRRIGILKAVGFTPAQVVRAYVGQALVPAAVGAALGVVTGHLLAVPVLAETEEVYGSTSLAVAPWVDAAVIAGVLGLVAVTAWASAWRAGRLRTVDAIAVGRAARPGRGRRAARLAGRLPLPRPISLGLARPFVRPARALAMGTAIVFGATAVTFTVGLGASLGEVTKARAHDVADVTVAAPLAEPGPDGPMPRTEPPADPAAVAAAIDAQPGTAKYYSSATARATVSGTAGTTAVIAFTGDASWGGYTMISGRWFARPGEAVVPTPFLRTTGTRIGDTVRLDGLGEAVTVRIVGEVLDTRNDGMEAFTDAETLTAAHPDLTDTTHHIAVKSGTDTTAYAAALNKDLTPLGVTAQVGGPDRSSSVALTLNALSAILTLMLVAVAALGVLNGVVLDTRERVRDLGIHKALGMTPRQTITMVIASILVTGLAGGALGVPLGVVLHGWIVPAMGHSAGLNLPDSVIAVYHTPELTLLALGGLAIAVLGALLPAGWAARTRTAAALRTE; from the coding sequence ATGAGCGCACTGAGCAGGGTGGTGCGCTCGGGTGTGGGACGCCGCCGGGTTCCGACCGCCGTGATCGCTCTGGCCACGATGATGGCGGTGGCCGCGTCCGTCCTCGGCAGCACCCTGCTGGTGGTCTCCAGCGCGCCGTTCGACGACGCCTTCGCCCGTCGGCACGGCGCGCACCTGTCCGTGCAGTTCGACGCCGGCCGGACCGGCGCGGAACAGGTGTCGGCCTCCGTGGAGGCCCAGGGGGTGGCCGCCGCGTCCGGCCCGTTCCGTACGGCGACGGTCACCCCGCACACGGACGACGGCCCTCCCGGGTGGCCGATGACCGTGGTGGGCCGTGCCGAGCCCGGTGGAAAGGTCGACGACATCACGCTGATGGACGGGCGATGGGCCACCCGCCCCGGCGAAGTCGTGCTGTCCGCCGACGCCTCGCTCATCCCGACCATCGGCCTGCGGCTCACCTTCCCCGCGCTGCCAGGCGACCCGACGCTGAAGGTGGTCGGCGTGGCCCGCTCGGTCACCCGGACCGCCGACCTCTGGGTGGTCCCTTCCCAGATGGACGCGCTCACCGCGTCCGGCGGTGCCGGCGGCTACCAGATGCTCTACCGGTTCACCGCAGCCGACACCGCCGCACAGATCGCCCACGGCCGGGAGTCCGTGACGGCAGCCGTGCCCCGGGGAGCGGTGGCGGGGGAGCAGTCCTGGCTGACCGTCAAGAAGACCGTCGAGCGCGACACGGCGCTCTTCGTCCCGTTCCTCCTCGCGTTCGGCGCACTGGGCCTGGTCATGTCGGTACTCGTCGTCGGCAACGTGGTCGTGGCCGCCGTCGGCGCCGCGACGCGGCGGATCGGCATCCTCAAGGCCGTCGGTTTCACGCCGGCCCAGGTGGTGCGGGCCTATGTGGGACAGGCTTTGGTCCCCGCCGCGGTCGGCGCCGCGCTCGGCGTCGTCACGGGTCATCTGCTCGCCGTCCCGGTACTGGCCGAGACCGAGGAGGTCTACGGCTCGACGTCCCTGGCCGTCGCCCCCTGGGTCGACGCGGCGGTGATCGCCGGGGTGCTGGGCCTGGTGGCGGTGACGGCGTGGGCGAGCGCGTGGCGGGCCGGGCGGCTGCGCACGGTCGACGCGATCGCCGTGGGACGAGCCGCGCGGCCGGGCCGCGGCCGGCGGGCGGCTCGCCTGGCCGGACGGCTCCCGCTGCCGCGGCCGATCAGCCTGGGTCTGGCCCGGCCCTTCGTCCGGCCCGCCCGCGCCCTGGCCATGGGCACGGCGATCGTGTTCGGCGCCACCGCCGTCACCTTCACCGTCGGTCTGGGCGCGTCACTGGGCGAGGTGACGAAGGCCAGGGCGCACGACGTCGCCGATGTGACCGTGGCCGCGCCCTTGGCCGAGCCGGGCCCCGACGGCCCGATGCCCCGGACGGAGCCCCCGGCGGACCCCGCCGCGGTCGCCGCGGCGATCGACGCCCAGCCCGGGACCGCGAAGTACTACTCCAGCGCGACGGCACGGGCGACCGTCTCCGGGACGGCCGGCACCACCGCCGTCATCGCCTTCACCGGCGACGCCTCCTGGGGCGGCTACACGATGATCTCGGGTCGCTGGTTCGCGAGGCCCGGCGAGGCCGTGGTGCCCACCCCCTTCCTGCGCACCACCGGGACCCGGATCGGGGACACCGTCAGGCTGGACGGTCTCGGTGAGGCCGTCACGGTCCGGATCGTCGGCGAGGTCCTCGACACCCGCAACGACGGCATGGAAGCCTTCACCGACGCCGAGACCCTCACGGCCGCGCACCCCGATCTGACGGACACCACCCACCACATCGCGGTGAAGTCCGGCACCGACACGACCGCCTACGCCGCCGCGCTGAACAAGGACCTCACACCACTGGGGGTCACCGCCCAGGTGGGCGGCCCAGACCGCAGCAGCTCCGTGGCCCTCACCCTCAACGCACTGTCCGCGATCCTCACCCTCATGCTCGTCGCCGTCGCCGCCCTCGGCGTCCTCAACGGTGTCGTCCTCGACACCCGCGAACGCGTCCGCGACCTCGGCATCCACAAAGCTCTCGGCATGACACCCCGGCAGACCATCACGATGGTCATCGCCTCGATCCTCGTGACCGGACTGGCCGGCGGCGCCCTCGGCGTGCCGCTCGGCGTCGTCCTCCACGGCTGGATCGTGCCTGCCATGGGTCACAGCGCCGGGCTGAACCTCCCGGACTCAGTCATCGCCGTCTACCACACGCCCGAACTGACCCTGCTCGCGCTCGGCGGCCTGGCCATCGCGGTCCTGGGCGCGCTGCTGCCGGCCGGCTGGGCCGCCCGGACCCGTACTGCCGCCGCCCTGCGCACCGAGTAG